Proteins encoded by one window of Myxococcus guangdongensis:
- the murG gene encoding undecaprenyldiphospho-muramoylpentapeptide beta-N-acetylglucosaminyltransferase: MKVLIAGGGTGGHLFPGIALAEEVVTRHHANEVVFVGTERGLEARVVPREGYPLELVKVQGLKGKGFFSLLKALVALPLAFIESFRILSRQKPDVVVGVGGYASGPVVLAAWLMGIPTAIQEQNALPGLTNKVLGKVVRVVFIAFDEARQFFPEKKVQLIGNPIRRKLMDNYLRSHVAHEHFSVLVFGGSLGARGLNQRMLEALDSLGDLKGELRFVHQTGKNDLETVRKGYQDRGFDADVVEFIDDMSSAYAKADLVVCRAGATTLAELTVCKKASILVPFPHATDDHQTVNARALVDAGAALMFQESELTGAKLAETLRTLKEHPERLKGMEKKAALLGRPEAAKELADVCVDLMVQTWGPSGRERATPEAKKAPRSES; encoded by the coding sequence GTGAAGGTGCTCATCGCGGGAGGCGGCACGGGGGGGCATCTCTTCCCAGGCATCGCCCTGGCGGAGGAGGTGGTGACGCGTCACCACGCCAACGAGGTCGTCTTCGTGGGCACCGAGCGGGGCCTGGAGGCGCGGGTGGTGCCGCGCGAGGGCTATCCGCTGGAGCTGGTGAAGGTGCAGGGCCTCAAGGGCAAGGGCTTCTTCTCCCTGCTCAAGGCGCTCGTCGCGCTGCCCCTGGCCTTCATCGAGTCCTTCCGCATCCTCTCCCGGCAGAAGCCGGACGTGGTGGTGGGCGTGGGCGGCTATGCGAGCGGGCCGGTGGTGCTGGCCGCGTGGCTGATGGGCATCCCCACCGCGATTCAGGAGCAGAACGCGCTGCCGGGCCTCACCAACAAGGTGCTGGGCAAGGTGGTGCGGGTGGTCTTCATCGCCTTCGACGAGGCGCGCCAGTTCTTCCCCGAGAAGAAGGTGCAGCTCATCGGCAACCCCATCCGCCGCAAGCTGATGGACAACTACCTGCGCAGCCACGTGGCGCACGAGCACTTCTCGGTGCTCGTCTTCGGCGGCAGCCTGGGCGCGCGGGGCTTGAACCAGCGGATGTTGGAAGCACTCGACTCGCTGGGGGACTTGAAGGGCGAGCTGCGCTTCGTGCACCAGACGGGCAAGAACGACCTGGAGACGGTGCGCAAGGGCTACCAGGACCGGGGCTTCGACGCGGACGTGGTGGAGTTCATCGACGACATGTCGAGCGCGTACGCGAAGGCGGACCTGGTCGTCTGCCGCGCGGGCGCCACCACGCTGGCGGAGCTGACGGTGTGCAAGAAGGCCAGCATCCTGGTGCCCTTCCCGCACGCGACGGATGACCACCAGACGGTGAACGCGCGGGCGCTGGTGGACGCGGGCGCGGCGCTGATGTTCCAGGAGTCGGAGCTGACGGGCGCGAAGCTGGCGGAGACCCTGCGCACGCTCAAGGAGCACCCCGAGCGGCTCAAGGGGATGGAGAAGAAGGCGGCGCTGCTCGGCCGTCCGGAGGCGGCCAAGGAGCTGGCCGACGTGTGCGTGGATTTGATGGTGCAGACCTGGGGCCCCAGTGGCCGCGAGCGCGCCACACCCGAAGCGAAGAAGGCGCCCAGGAGCGAGTCGTGA
- the ftsW gene encoding putative lipid II flippase FtsW — MKTSPPSNAPVRFDPILLCAVLALVTMGLVMVYSASAVLAQDKLGDSLYFFKRQVTAAGMGLVAMAVAMKVGWRKLARWAYPLLLAAIVLLVLVAIPGIGSTAGGARRWIRLPGFSLQPAEVAKFAWVVYLSYSLAKKREKVATFSVGFLPHLALCGILVMLCMLQPDFGSSVLLVFMLFVLLFAAGAKLSYLVGSILLALPLAYVAIASSPYRMKRILAFLDPWAHRHDVGYQVAESLMSIGSGGVSGLGLGDGRQKLFFLPEAHTDFIFAILGEETGLIGVGVLVVLYALVLWRGVRASLAAGESFGTYLGLGISSIIAFQATVNMCVAMGLLPTKGLTLPFVSYGGSSLVVLMGAAGVLLSLSASAQGAPRGARTGSELREVAA, encoded by the coding sequence ATGAAGACCTCTCCCCCGTCGAACGCTCCCGTGCGGTTCGACCCCATCCTCCTGTGCGCGGTGCTGGCCCTGGTGACGATGGGGCTGGTGATGGTGTACTCGGCGAGCGCGGTGCTGGCGCAGGACAAGCTCGGCGACAGCCTCTACTTCTTCAAGCGGCAGGTGACGGCGGCGGGCATGGGCCTGGTCGCCATGGCCGTGGCGATGAAGGTGGGGTGGCGCAAGCTGGCGCGCTGGGCGTATCCGCTGCTGCTGGCGGCCATCGTCCTGCTGGTGCTGGTGGCCATCCCCGGCATCGGCTCGACGGCGGGCGGCGCGCGCCGGTGGATCCGCCTGCCGGGCTTCAGCCTGCAGCCCGCGGAGGTCGCCAAGTTCGCGTGGGTCGTCTATCTGTCCTACTCGCTGGCGAAGAAGCGCGAGAAGGTGGCGACGTTCTCCGTGGGCTTCCTCCCGCACCTGGCGTTGTGCGGCATCCTGGTGATGCTTTGCATGCTGCAGCCCGACTTCGGCAGCAGCGTGCTCCTGGTCTTCATGCTGTTCGTGCTGCTGTTCGCCGCCGGCGCCAAGCTGAGCTACCTGGTCGGCTCCATCCTGCTCGCGCTGCCCTTGGCGTACGTGGCGATTGCGTCCAGTCCGTACCGCATGAAGCGCATCCTGGCCTTCCTGGACCCGTGGGCCCACCGGCATGACGTGGGCTACCAGGTGGCCGAGTCGCTGATGTCCATCGGGTCCGGCGGCGTGTCCGGCCTGGGCCTGGGCGACGGCCGGCAGAAGCTCTTCTTCCTGCCAGAGGCGCACACCGACTTCATCTTCGCCATCCTCGGCGAGGAGACGGGCCTCATCGGCGTGGGCGTGCTGGTGGTGCTCTACGCCCTGGTCCTCTGGCGCGGCGTGCGCGCGAGCCTGGCGGCGGGCGAGTCGTTCGGCACGTACCTGGGCCTGGGCATCTCCTCCATCATCGCGTTCCAGGCCACGGTGAACATGTGCGTGGCCATGGGGCTGCTGCCGACGAAGGGCCTGACGCTGCCGTTCGTCTCGTACGGTGGCTCGTCGCTGGTGGTGCTGATGGGCGCCGCGGGCGTGTTGCTGTCGCTGAGCGCCAGCGCGCAGGGGGCGCCGAGGGGTGCTCGGACAGGTTCGGAGCTGAGGGAGGTGGCGGCGTGA
- the mraY gene encoding phospho-N-acetylmuramoyl-pentapeptide-transferase: protein MLYLLYELIQNTEAGRILNFLRYPTFRIIAAGVFALVLGMLIGPRLIARLRLKQHGQSNVREDTPDTHQKKKGTPTMGGALILICIAAGTLLFADLKSRVVWVVLLLTFGYGFIGFLDDWLKLSKRNSKGLAGRKKMVLQTFFYLVAVFGLLTTWTQPDGSFGPTLLINTRLTLPFIPSHWFNLDLGWFYVVFAWVVVVGTSNAVNLTDGLDGLAIVPTIVSAITFAVLCYVAGTTLSIADSVSVGGTTKLVATPLYQYLGILQVKGGAELAVFCAAIVGAGISFLWFNTYPASVFMGDIGSLALGGALGGLAVLSKNEVVSAIIHGIFFAEALSVMIQVASFKMTGKRVFKMAPVHHHFELKGLAEPKIIVRFWIVSILCGGVALLSLKLR, encoded by the coding sequence GTGCTGTACCTGCTCTACGAGCTCATCCAGAACACGGAGGCGGGGCGCATCCTCAACTTCTTGCGCTACCCGACCTTCCGCATCATCGCCGCCGGGGTCTTCGCGCTCGTGCTGGGCATGCTGATTGGTCCGCGCCTCATCGCGAGGCTGCGGCTCAAGCAGCACGGGCAGAGCAACGTGCGCGAGGACACGCCGGACACGCATCAGAAGAAGAAGGGCACGCCCACCATGGGTGGCGCGCTCATCCTCATCTGCATCGCGGCGGGCACCCTGTTGTTCGCGGACCTGAAGAGCCGCGTCGTCTGGGTGGTGCTGCTGCTCACCTTCGGCTACGGCTTCATCGGCTTCCTGGACGACTGGCTCAAGCTGTCCAAGCGCAACTCCAAGGGCCTGGCGGGCCGCAAGAAGATGGTGCTGCAGACCTTCTTCTACCTGGTGGCGGTGTTCGGCCTGCTCACCACGTGGACGCAACCCGACGGCTCGTTCGGCCCCACGCTGCTCATCAACACGCGGCTGACGCTGCCCTTCATCCCCTCGCACTGGTTCAACCTGGACCTGGGCTGGTTCTACGTCGTGTTCGCGTGGGTGGTGGTGGTGGGCACGTCCAACGCGGTGAACCTCACGGACGGCCTGGACGGCCTGGCCATCGTCCCGACCATCGTCTCCGCGATTACCTTCGCGGTGCTCTGCTACGTGGCGGGCACCACGCTGAGCATCGCGGACTCGGTGTCGGTGGGGGGCACCACGAAGCTGGTGGCCACGCCGCTGTACCAGTACCTGGGCATCCTCCAGGTGAAGGGCGGCGCGGAGCTGGCGGTGTTCTGCGCGGCCATCGTCGGCGCGGGCATCTCCTTCCTGTGGTTCAACACCTACCCGGCCTCCGTGTTCATGGGCGACATCGGCTCGCTGGCGCTGGGCGGGGCCCTGGGCGGGCTCGCCGTGCTGTCCAAGAACGAGGTGGTCTCCGCCATCATCCACGGCATCTTTTTCGCGGAGGCGCTGAGCGTGATGATTCAGGTGGCCTCCTTCAAGATGACCGGCAAGCGGGTGTTCAAGATGGCGCCGGTGCACCACCACTTCGAGCTCAAGGGCCTGGCCGAGCCGAAGATCATCGTCCGTTTCTGGATCGTCTCCATCCTCTGTGGTGGCGTGGCGCTCCTGTCGCTGAAGCTGCGCTGA
- the murD gene encoding UDP-N-acetylmuramoyl-L-alanine--D-glutamate ligase: protein MTLSLSGQKVLVYGLAKSGVAALRLLCQQGASVTALDARGEEALGDVAREVKALGAALVTVPAPPGLLESQALVVVSPGVPLALPELRAAAAARVPIWGEVELAWRALTSVPLFGITGTNGKSTTTALTGELFAKGRRRTFVGGNLGRPFSEAALTPADWDALVVELSSFQLEGIQSLRPRGAAILNLTPDHIDRYASHQEYGEAKARIFQHQHDGDFAVVNADDAAVMGLATQARTPVYGFSVTGRPVVDAPKLSGLAVAVDGGFRLEFLGESYRLDNRALRGAHNAQNAMAAALLARLGGVPADAVQAGLDSYPGLPHRLESVRVLDGVEWVNDSKATNVDSVLVALRAFQDGVWLIAGGKGKGAPYAPMVEAGRGKVKGVLTIGADSEALARAYEGQAAVHACGTLAAAVAKARELAKAGDTVLLSPACASYDQFKNFEDRGDSFKRLVGAL from the coding sequence ATGACGCTCTCGCTGTCCGGGCAGAAGGTGTTGGTGTACGGGCTGGCGAAGAGCGGCGTCGCGGCGCTGCGCCTGTTGTGTCAGCAGGGCGCGAGCGTGACGGCGCTCGACGCCCGCGGCGAGGAGGCACTGGGCGACGTGGCCCGCGAGGTGAAAGCGCTGGGGGCCGCGCTCGTCACCGTGCCCGCGCCGCCGGGCCTGTTGGAGTCCCAGGCGCTGGTGGTGGTGAGCCCGGGCGTGCCGCTGGCGCTGCCGGAGCTGCGCGCGGCCGCCGCGGCCCGGGTGCCCATCTGGGGCGAGGTGGAGCTGGCGTGGCGCGCGCTCACCTCCGTGCCGCTGTTCGGCATCACCGGCACCAACGGCAAGAGCACCACCACGGCGCTCACCGGGGAGCTGTTCGCCAAGGGCCGCCGTCGCACCTTCGTGGGCGGCAACCTGGGCCGGCCCTTCAGCGAGGCGGCGCTGACGCCCGCGGACTGGGACGCGCTGGTGGTGGAGCTGTCCAGCTTCCAGCTCGAGGGCATCCAGTCCCTGCGCCCGCGCGGCGCCGCCATCCTCAACCTCACGCCGGACCACATCGACCGGTACGCGAGCCACCAGGAATACGGCGAGGCCAAGGCCCGCATCTTCCAGCACCAGCACGACGGTGACTTCGCGGTGGTGAACGCGGACGACGCGGCCGTCATGGGCCTGGCGACCCAGGCGCGCACGCCGGTGTACGGCTTCAGCGTCACGGGCCGCCCGGTGGTGGACGCGCCGAAGCTCTCGGGGCTCGCGGTCGCGGTCGACGGCGGCTTCCGGCTGGAGTTCCTGGGCGAGTCGTACCGGTTGGACAACCGCGCGCTGCGCGGCGCGCACAACGCGCAGAACGCGATGGCGGCGGCGCTGCTGGCGCGGCTGGGCGGCGTGCCGGCGGACGCGGTGCAGGCGGGGTTGGACAGCTACCCGGGCCTGCCCCACCGGCTGGAGAGCGTGCGGGTGCTGGACGGGGTGGAGTGGGTGAACGACTCGAAGGCCACCAACGTGGACTCGGTGCTGGTGGCGCTGCGCGCGTTCCAGGACGGGGTGTGGCTGATTGCCGGCGGCAAGGGCAAGGGCGCGCCGTACGCGCCCATGGTGGAGGCGGGGCGGGGCAAGGTGAAGGGCGTGCTCACCATCGGCGCGGATTCGGAAGCACTCGCCCGGGCCTACGAGGGGCAGGCGGCGGTGCATGCGTGCGGCACGCTGGCGGCGGCGGTAGCGAAGGCGCGTGAGCTGGCGAAGGCGGGTGACACGGTGCTGCTGTCGCCCGCGTGTGCGTCGTACGATCAGTTCAAGAACTTCGAGGACCGGGGCGACAGCTTCAAGCGCCTGGTCGGAGCGCTGTGA